The Cotesia glomerata isolate CgM1 linkage group LG7, MPM_Cglom_v2.3, whole genome shotgun sequence genome segment aaaataaaaaaaaacgagcattttatttgaaaattaacaataattaataataatcaaattaaattgttgttactgcgtacatttttaacttcccgctaagaaaattgaaaatttttttaaatgattcattaattaaataaagttgatcCATTTTACACACGTCACTGTCAAACTGAATCTTAGTTCAGTACAACCTGGTTATAAGTTACATCGGATGATCTACTCACTCTTATGGCAGTTATatctataatatataaaatatttcatgtaagtagaagaaagaaagaaatataACCAAGTTGTATTGTACTATCAATAGTAAATGATCAGCGTAAACAAAAGATAATTAGTAACAAGTGACTAATGTCAGTCGCGATAACGAAAGCATATTTTGCTCCCACTGTTATAATAGAGGGCGAATGTGCAGCTTTACCAATGCACGAATCTTTAACTTTCTGCCTCGAAATAGGTGCAAAAgatgcgtactttcgaccgaggtataaagaaaaagaacttttcttatttctcTTCGCCACTTCATTAAGTTAAAATGAGATCAAGCAATCTTATTATtactacatttttttaaactgcgtgcgcatatgataaagaaaaataggcatcaattattacaaaaaaaaaaaaattagaaaatactctgtaagaaattacttaattttttttttcttttaaaaatcaattatacgatttatttttttttttttgtctttttagAAAAcaaatgagcgttatgagacgTACACTTTTGAATTTCCCAAACTTATAATTTTACGTCGTAAAAATTCTTATATTGGCTACTTTTATAcgcatttttttcaatgtaacatcgtaataaatttttaagtgtaaaaatatgaaagtgaaaatattcaaagttaatttttttccgtgcggtctgctaattttttcgataaattaaacattaaattttaaagaaaatttcttcttatgTATtgataagagaaaaaaaaattacctgcaATCGCTCAGCGTAAAAAATGAGACTGGCAAAAACAACGATCCCCAGAACAAGAAAGTAGACCAAAAGTCCCAATTCTTTTGCAGAAGCCTTGAAAGTATGGATAAGAATCCTCAGTCCTGGTGAGTGCCTGGTCAATTTGAAGAGTCTGAGCACGCGGACAATCGAGAGAACTTCTAGGTAAATGTTTGATTTGGTCATGAAAAGTTCGGTGTAAAAGCTGAGTGTCGCTGCCATATCGATTACATTAACCGGGGATACTACGAACCGTTTGAGGCTGGGACTGACCTAAAaaagtcattaaaaattacagagcGCTCAGTGGTCATTACGATTAATTTAACGGCGTGCACTGGCGGGGCTCCAACTGGTGGACTGGTATGTGGCGTTAAACGTAAAATCCACAATGGATCAGATGAAAGATGAGAAATGTGGGATGAGACCGAACgaatggataaaaataaacttacgaGACACCTGATGATGATTTCCAGAGCAAACCAGGCATTGCAAACGTGCTCGATGTAATAAAATGCTTTACGAGCGGAAGACGCTCGCGGATTACTGCCCCCGTGATTTGTTTTCAGGCAGAATGATAGGACTGAGAGACAGATGAAGAGGATGGATAAACAGGCAATATATTTGGCAAATGCTGATGAATAAGGCTCGTCTACCACCGCCCAAATACGTGGCTTTAGACGTTGCCATCGTGTTAACGTTCCACGCGCGTACTCTTCCTCATATCCGAACAAATGTGCTATTTCTTGCTCGGACAGCTTCATACCCTCTACGTCGAGCTTGTCGAGAATCGCAAGGGTCGCCTTTGTGTCCTTGTAAGTGCTGTAAGTGCTCCAGCAGCATGGCTCAACCTggaacatttattttattttagctaTTTTTCGGAGAAAAAATGGATTTCATTTCCCTTCTTGGGCTTTTCTCCTTTTTGGGATGCTTTGTTGTCagatttttagtgaaattgaTTCTAGCCAGTTTTGATATAGATTTATTAACCAAACCAAAAAatatacactaaaaaaaaagtattcttcgactgagaatatttttttttgataataaaaaacctTGGTATTGTGTTACTCAGAAAACGCGATATTTTGATGATCACAATAAGTTTACTGATTATCACAAAACCTAGATAGACTGATTATCACTAAATGTTAATttactacacagtaaaaaattttgcgtcattgcgtcaaaaaattttgtgttaaaaatttttatgttaaatattttacacttttttgtgttaatttaacatttttctgtgttaatttaatacaattaatgttaaatttacacaaaaaagtgtaaaatatttaacataaaaatttttaacacaaaattttttgacgcaatgacgcaaaattttttactgtgtataatcAGATGAATGAATAGACAATTAGATGTTTATAACCTCACTTTATTGGCATAAATCAATTGACTTATAAAActaacaaaacaaattaaaattaaaagtgtaacaataaattttttttcaagctaacatcacactgtaaaaaaagcggtgttaaaattgACTCATTTTACacaccgctatgtaacacctgtgtattaacaccggtgtagcggtgctcttttgcggtgttaaaaatcctGTGTTAAACCGATGTTATAccggtgtaacagtagaataaatttacaccgtatcggagtatgaatattacatgatacataaaacacaattaatattcaatatttatcaaaatgagacaagtaacatttaattaagaatttttaattcataaaattacgcagaaatcaatttaatgaatgttatacaacaagttaaataatatttacaatattaagtCAAATAAATAGTACATTACATACCTAGGgcagtaaagtaagaaatgtctcagatcacagataattgttggccgaggcgaagcccaGGCTTTCTTACTTACAGCCcatggtgtgtatactatttttctccttgACAGAGGTGAAAAGCGGCAACTTTTAGCATAGCGGGGCTAAAGTTGACGCTTTACGCCCGAAGgggagaaaattttctttaaccaaaaaaaatttttcagtttaagaatttttttattcgaatCAAGACgattaagtttttcaaaattattttcttgattcaggttaatttttttccggtgacctggaaatttaaaatccgaacaaaaacagtttcactgtaaaaaaatcgcgccaagtccacgttcataagactattaagagaaaaaaaaattttttttttcttcacaaaaagatataaaataaaaaaattgaaaaatccaagtaaccgatatgattgtatacgattttcgaaaattaaaaaaaattttgttgtaaatttaaaaattaaaaaaaaaatttttgaacgtacttggtgtgcgtcattgtgtatttcaatttttttgaaagtcctagtaaataaattttacgaatttcattaaaagtaaaatattttgcaaccacgcacaccaagtacgttccaaatttttttttttataatttttaactttacaccaaaattttttttaattttcgaaaatcgtatacaatcatatcggttacttggatttttcaatttttttattttatatctttttgtgaagaaaaaaaattttttctcttaatagtcttatgaacgtggacttggcgcgatttttacagtgaaactgtttttgttcggattttagtatttttgtaattataataaaatttacaattggtaccaacttaagtatcgcgttggctgcattttttatagcaaactatccctttgaagctacagtttatgtaaaaataattcaagcgcaccctggcggatgtagatgcaagccttgaaatatctttttcaactgtagtttcccatctattgagGATTACCATgtattctcgaattatttagtctgtggcatgtcactttttacatcgaaaaaaagtcaggatctaaatttttgcgttgctatagtttgtgctgattaaatttaataatttcaagcagattaattgttatgatcgactattgttaattaatgtcagtaaaataaagtatgaattactgttataatatacaatttagaaaaaaaaagtaccgtagaattaaataaaatttgcaacctcaaaatatcgtcctgcttacagtaaacacagtcggtagtctggcgctccgtttacaacggatttgaacggaacttggcgccagattctaccgaatctgtggattacatggctttttttatttccagtCCCACTAGAATTCTCGACGGAGAGAAATGTATAGgaacctttccaaaaattatgggaataaaatgatcattataggtatcaattctatgctcattatgggaaccatacccatagtttattggaaacgttcctatacaataatggaatagcttcaatatattatggaaatggttcctataatattataggaatggtccctatattattaaaggaatggttcctacaatattataggaatggttcctatactattaaaggaatggttcctataatattatgggaatgacgcacataataatagaaaaatgtttatgttcatATCAATGAAGCaatcatttcaaaaatataaagtaattattatatatttttttgctaataaattttttttttttccacggagaaaaaagtattgctattaCCACGATACAGTATAGTGATGATCACGATCCCCGCATGACTATACTTTAGATGCGCATATGCCTAATCTAgtggatcgtgattatcacgatccacaTGGATTCGGATATCGAGTGTCTATATTGCTATAGTTTATAGATGATTAGttgtcttgaattaaatattaattatattttattgcagattattatttttttggtatattattgttattaacatgAATACAAATTCCTTTTGTagcttgattagttaaaaatttttgtgtagattatgacagtcaagaattgggttaggtttaaaaatgtttaaataataacttacaGCAGTACTGTAGGAATTTATCTcatatgacttttttttttatttttacaaatattattattattagtttagaaatttgtattatcgaagtattcatttaaaagaggcaaatatttttatcataagaaaaaaattttttaatggaatttttactcCTTTATTACTGTACATTaaggtgtgccaaaatgtaacttccgtggagaatcttttaaaattgcaattttgagttccgcttttaacaggggctgcgtttgggcatttcctgagatattttggtgtgagacgatgtatttgattttcatagaattttttaacagaagcttagtttgggcatttccggtgaaaattcaaaatttggccggaagtatccaattaaatctcctgttaaaaaattctatgaaaatcaaatacatcgtctcacatcaaaatatctcaggaaatgcccaaacgcagcccctgttaaaagcggaactcaaaattccaattttaaaaggttctccacggaagttatattttggcacaccctactGTACATATTTCTtacaataacatatttttgtataaaacagTATGGGATCAAATCATTTATGctaaaaaagacttttatgaaaacaaaaattttatttatttaatacaatatataatgtacATTGTTTTTCCTTATCAACGCagtagaattatatacaataaccaCGGACACAGCATTAACACAGTTAACATAggaagatttatttctttactagCCTTCAAAAATCGACACaagtttttcaagatttcactcgagtaatttatcaacaacccAATCATCTATatcgctattattattaattcactaatttatgtaattatcacTATTTCATCACCAAAATTATAAGCAAATCCACTCGTAAGTTTCAGACTTGGTTATGCGTGGTGGCGCTGAAGGCGTcgtggatcgtgataatcacgatccgtTTCGCCGTAGTAAGGAAACGTTTCTTTATGATCACAATACGTTTTGACATATTCACATACCACGGCAAGTGAATAAAAGAATCCAAAGTATTGAGTATATCAGGTTATAATATAGTGAAAATGACAATACTGTTTTGAGCTAATCACAATACTACGTTCACGATCCACTGGATCGCTAcaatagcaatacttttttctccgtgttgtaaataaaaattgatctttcaatagagtgaaaaaatttcttttttataatttttattcacgtgtgtacttaatcttaaattgtttattccaactcagttattattattttagataatattgaaaaatattgtagcaattctaaaatttctctaataaaagggatattttctTACTATATAATTAGAGGAGCAAAGTAGATATGGAAattgattgtttatttttacaatttcattttatttttaaaacaaattatttatttacaatacatacgttgaatatttattaaatccaccttttgagtatgtaacttttattgtttatataaacaatattacttactttacatatttcaaatgatgttattgggaagcaagtaaaattatcgaaattattaaatatttcaaatgcttcaaacTGGCCATCgaagtcacaaataacttgagttgtaatgataaatatctcaatattataagacatcatcactataatattattagaatggttcctataatattataggaatggtttctataatattataggaatgattcctataatattatagaaactattcctatatattatgagaaccattcctatatattatgggaatcatgccgatattacagttataattataggtatcgttcctatattataggaaccattcccataattatagtaacattttccaaaaatgatgggtacaattcccataatttaagtaatcgcttctaaaatggtataggaaaacatttcattaaaattataggaattatttccatatttttttctccgtgtattaAAATCCATATATTCAATACTTGATTGcttaattattgttaacattaaaatttctcaGTACTCGCATACCATTTACACTCTATGACACCTCTAAATCGACGATTTTATCCAGTACAAAAGATTGGGAAGATATTACGTCccagatatttttattattgcaaagaaaaaaaatcgaatttctATCGAAGCCGGggattttactttaaaatgaGTGAATATTTATCATTGATAAAATGTGCACAAGAGTATAAATAGATATTACTATAAGTATGAGCATAAGTACAACTATAATGGTAAGATGATAGTGGGTTGAGTTATCACTATCAGTAATATTGGATCGGGTGAATTGTCAAGTTTGGTCGAAACTTTTGTTGTGTTGGTACATCCGTCGCGCTTTAACGTGTCTTGCTCTTGTGCTCTTCTACGATAAACTTTCTCGTTCATGGATACGTATACTATACTGTACTATAGTACTATACGATAGTATACATATAATGTTAGAGGGGGGGGGGGTTAGGTGAGAGATCACATGCAGAGGCGAAGAATGAGAATAGAAAAACCAAATGGCAAAGAATATTGTACCAAGTTCTGGCACGAATTCTCAAAGAAGTGTGGAGTAAAAGTCTAGTCGAGTCGAAAAATAAACTAGACTGGCTATActcaactaaaaaaataaacaaaatgaaattCGATAGAATGAGATAGAGTCCCAGTCTAACATACGAGATGTACTTTACCGGTTATACGACTCCTTAAGCTTTTTATAATGTGTAAGAAACTTTTCACgttagataaattattttaatcctacttttttttattcaacagcttaactttttaattttgttttgtttcgAGTATAAATTGCTTTTCAGAGTTTTATCGCTGAATATTAAACAGGGTTTTTGTTATGTGATCAGACTATAAATTCCACGCCTCGTAAGGGGGAATGTTTAGAAAGATGCTTTATCCGAGTTGTCAAgttcaaatgaatttttttagtttaaggcTGTTCGGACATAAATGCACTTGTAAAGATcaaaagctaatttttttatatgtaaagAATTACTATCACATacgtctaaattaattttttggaatagatCTGACGAAGGATTatcgttaaataaattattaaaaaattgaaatttaacatGTAATCTATAGAGAATATTGGGTAGATGCACAAATATCGATTTATGTGACTACCTCttgtaacaattaaaaaacaaaaaacttctattttaattaaccAACTTtcttaaaatacattaaacataaaatgaaaattttctgacaaaggcttttaaaaatattttaatgcaaaagaTAAGATTTTCACGACAATATCAGTCTAccatacttaaaaataaataaaccacaTGATTCAGCGCAGTGTGGCAACGTTGCACAGAATAGAAAGCGCCAATTtcgaattttaataattcctgTGTAGTTTTATGGGTTATGTTTTTCAACAACATTACATAGTGAGATAAACATAAACAGCTGTTAAGCGCGATGTTGCCAGGTTTacgttttgtgaaaaaatccttgAGTTAAATGTTGACTATTTATTGttcttgttaattaaattatttaattaactaataaataataacgatTGGTAAcggttaaattataataatgaattttcgtattaaaatttttaattttaataaaaaaaaaagtttaaattctATTGTGACTAACGGAGTACTGTTCAAACAACCTTAATCACATTAATTGGATAGTAATAAGCAGCAAcgtttttgaaataaatttttttacagtatatttagttaattttttcaattttcttatcatAAGTTGGAACATgatatgaatttttacttaatgaaatttcatagaatgaacaatgattaaaatttttttttttaattgaattgttggttttctcaaaaaaaaaaatcagaaaaacggttgaccctgaaagccatccctgcaacttcccgctaattccatacctaggcgcttaaaattgcacttatgacgtttgcGAGCTATTCGAgcataaaaatacaatttatgtgttattttgagctctccgagctcaaagagatagctttgctatgcttttgagctcttcgagctcaaaagtcttatcaacattcgatgaaacacgatttttctaattttcaaactgctgtaactttttaataaatcaatcgattttcacgcggtaggcggcgatcgatgtggttttttaagctctataaatgattttgaacaaaaaaattgatctgatgaaaaatttcggagttattacaaaaaaacacttttttcgatttttttcgactacgatatctcacgaacgcatcaaccgattctgacgctctatgtggcgatcgatgcggaatttcaaggttaagagctgattagtttttgaagttaatcggttcagccaattcggagatatttcaaaaaattaaaaaaaaaaaaacaactttttttgtcacttttctttcacattttttgcaatttctcgaaatctactggtccgaatcggttccaacttacaggaaatctaagtttggcaaagccctttcgaatgacatcaaccgcgatgaaatcggtcaagccgttcaaaagttacgagaggtttacacacacacacacacactcacgtacggacatcatcgtgaaaatagtcaggaaagcttcttaggacctcaaaacgtcgagatccgatgaaaactcgattttcgaaaaacggggtaaaaccaataacttcccgatttttgaaaattttcaattttcttagcgggaagttaaaaaaaaagaatctcaataaatattttccataatcaaagcaaaaaacaaaaagtttttttttgtgatgaaATGAAAGTTGTCAAgcgatttttcttttttccaaatttgcatttatgatttttttgtttaatttaaaattttccactaacactttttttttcaactttaaattttagttgatTGATCATATAACACCGAtcacaaaatttaaattcgatTCCCACATTTAACTTTTAGattgttttttcaaatttgagatttaaaataaaaatatgttgtctcgaaattttttaaaaatgattaattttgatttttaaaattaaattttgaattgtctacaataaattttcactttctaaaatttttaatgacaaaaaatcttttctgaaattttactttccttttttttagaaaaactgaatttaagaatatatttcttcaaaatgagaAGTCTAAATTTTCcgaaaattgtttaaaatacgaaacaacaaaaattaaacaccgaaactttaaaataaaattgtatcaTCACAAGCTTTGAATTAACAAAGAAATACCTGATTAGAGTCGAGACCCCAGAATTCAAGTTCCTCTTCAAATAATGGACCGCAAACATCACTGGGATAATGAAGCTTGCCGGTTCGATAATAATTAAGGACTTGATTAAACACGCCGGGATGCCTGTCGaagaaatattcatttaaatttgaatcatAATTAACAAGTGCTTCTGTTAGCCGCGATAATCGAGTAGCtggtatttttttaagtgtagaTTTATAAGTCTCATGCCTCGTGCCACCAACAttcaaaataactttatttaattccatctgtattttattattcgttAGATCTTTcatcgaaaatttaaatttatccaCGATAATACAACACAAacttcaaattaatatttaattactcgCGAAAACATGAATacattgatcaaaattaaaaagcaaCAGCACGCTaatataaaacaatatttatccaCTTGTACTAACTCTATAATTCGTGTATGCagatcattaaatttaaacatacTGATTCTATTCCAGCGAGGCCTTTTTACGCTCCTATAAACTCTACGGTTTATTTATGACCCCAGATGGCGTTCGCTTCTCATTACTCAATCTACattatcaaatttaataaatcattcattaatttcatttcatttaattactattcatcgattacattatttattaacctATCGattgattgaattattattaatttttgagatcaacaattattaaatattcatgtTTTTAATACCATTTGCATAATTTACTATCAACCctgtttaataatattcattgaaaaaattaaaaaaatttgttatatgcaaattatatatctataaatatatactgagaaattgaaattattgaaaaaaattcaaatctcatgatagtgaatttttttcaatgaatatttttaaacaaggaATATTCAACCACATTGAATGATCGCgtgttttttaactttccgctaagaaaatcgaagattttcaaaaatcgggaagttattggtttcattccaatttgcaaaaatcgagtttttatcagatctcgacgttttaaggtctcaggaagcttccctgactatccccgcgatggtgtctgtatgtgtgttttttgcaataattaccgttcaaaattttatgaaatttgtagattattaaataattgtagtTAGATAATAAGTCCACtaaagttttgaaaaactCAAGAGACCATCCTTAtcagtaagaaaaatttaagctttcaaTGTTTTACGATTAAACATCGTCTTATGAGGAATTACAGTTTTTATATTACACAAAGTACCgttcagatttttttaacttcccgctaagaaaatctcagattttcaaaaatcgggaagttatcaacagactcgatagagtctggcgccaagttccgttctcaagccagactaccgagtgtgtatataccgtaagcagaacgattttttgaggttacaaattttttttcaaatttattttgattttttttttatatgatattttataatagtagttcatactttttattacgcgtattacttgattattatcaattatctttataatttctatttaaaattactaaaaataatcagcacaaactatagcgacccagatttttagattttaacttttttcttatgtaaaaagcggacggccagagactaaatatcATAAGAATGCAtactaatcttataatagattggaaactacagtgaaaaaaagatatttgacaggttgcaattacacacgccaggcggcgcaagaataacttttacatgaactatagcttaaaggggatagtttgcctccggaaatgtattaaattaaaattgtcaatttttattataattacaaaaaatactgaaatccgaggaaaaaacagtttcactgtaaaaaaatcgcgccaagtccacgttcataagactattaagaaaaaaaaattttatttctttacaaaaagatataaaataaaaaattaaaaactccaagataccgatatggttgtatatgattttcggaaattaaaaaaaatttttttgtaaatttaaaaattaaaagaaaccaattttggaacgtacttggtgtgcatgATTgtgtactttaattttttttaaaagtcctagtagataaattttaggaatttcataaatagtgaaatattttgtaaccacgcacactaaatacgtttcAAAATtggtttcttttaatttttaaattta includes the following:
- the LOC123268582 gene encoding potassium voltage-gated channel protein Shaw-like: MKDLTNNKIQMELNKVILNVGGTRHETYKSTLKKIPATRLSRLTEALVNYDSNLNEYFFDRHPGVFNQVLNYYRTGKLHYPSDVCGPLFEEELEFWGLDSNQVEPCCWSTYSTYKDTKATLAILDKLDVEGMKLSEQEIAHLFGYEEEYARGTLTRWQRLKPRIWAVVDEPYSSAFAKYIACLSILFICLSVLSFCLKTNHGGSNPRASSARKAFYYIEHVCNAWFALEIIIRCLVSPSLKRFVVSPVNVIDMAATLSFYTELFMTKSNIYLEVLSIVRVLRLFKLTRHSPGLRILIHTFKASAKELGLLVYFLVLGIVVFASLIFYAERLQENPSNDFNSIPEGLWWALVTMTTVGYGDVTPKTFPGMFVGGLCALAGVLTIALPVPIIVSNFSMFYSHSQARSKLPKQRRKILPAEIPRRRSQRLNQLKINDHFETSFGDGTDQSII